Proteins encoded together in one Candidatus Hydrogenedentota bacterium window:
- a CDS encoding Gfo/Idh/MocA family oxidoreductase, with amino-acid sequence MLRVCVIGMGPIGNSHARHYQSHPSCELAGVCDILRERADTAACRFGVPAFYDATEMLKALRPDLCGVCTGGFEYGSDHYEPTMQALDAGCHVLGEKPIHNEIGKAEEMVRFAREKRRCYGINLNHRFTPLARTARKWIDEGRLGHLLFINMAMWIGNPAESSPWFQIKALHPHTIDVMRYFCGDIASVQCFATKAPGRSIWSTAHFNFKFVNGAVGGLTGSYDIQRGHPMERCEVAGTGGRFVLEDLFDELTLYPAGNIEKTVISNTVFGTIAEKSFDDTFRNRIHRFVEQVAASCPPEDIDGSGADALAAQKVLAAAIESIEEDAVVHLI; translated from the coding sequence GAATGGGCCCCATCGGCAACAGCCATGCCCGGCATTATCAGTCGCATCCTTCGTGCGAACTGGCCGGCGTCTGCGACATTCTCCGGGAACGCGCCGACACCGCCGCATGCCGGTTTGGCGTGCCCGCGTTCTACGACGCCACGGAAATGCTCAAGGCTCTGCGCCCGGACCTCTGCGGCGTCTGTACGGGCGGTTTCGAGTACGGCAGCGACCACTACGAACCGACGATGCAGGCGCTGGACGCCGGCTGCCACGTGCTCGGCGAGAAACCCATCCACAACGAAATCGGCAAAGCCGAAGAAATGGTCCGTTTCGCGCGAGAGAAGCGGCGCTGTTACGGCATCAATCTGAACCACCGGTTCACGCCGCTGGCCCGCACCGCCCGCAAATGGATTGACGAGGGCAGGCTCGGGCATCTCCTTTTCATCAACATGGCCATGTGGATCGGGAACCCGGCTGAAAGCTCGCCCTGGTTCCAGATCAAGGCGCTGCATCCGCATACCATAGACGTCATGCGCTACTTCTGCGGCGATATCGCGTCCGTTCAGTGCTTCGCCACCAAGGCGCCCGGACGGTCCATCTGGTCCACTGCCCATTTCAACTTCAAGTTCGTCAACGGCGCCGTCGGCGGCCTGACCGGCAGTTACGACATTCAGCGCGGCCACCCCATGGAACGTTGCGAAGTCGCGGGAACCGGCGGCCGCTTCGTGCTCGAAGACCTGTTCGACGAACTGACGCTGTACCCGGCGGGCAACATCGAAAAGACCGTGATCTCGAACACGGTCTTCGGCACGATCGCCGAAAAGTCTTTCGATGACACCTTTCGCAACCGGATCCACCGTTTTGTGGAGCAAGTGGCGGCCAGCTGCCCGCCGGAAGACATCGATGGTTCCGGCGCGGACGCGCTCGCCGCACAGAAGGTGCTCGCCGCCGCCATCGAGTCCATTGAAGAAGATGCCGTCGTCCATCTCATCTGA
- a CDS encoding pyridoxal phosphate-dependent aminotransferase — translation MSYLAERMNCIDASGIRKVFALAAKMTNPVNLSIGQPDYDVDDAVKEVAVSSIRAGFNSYTQTWGIEELREAASAYYERKFGVPLHNVMITSGVSGGLFLALLATVNPGDEVILADPYFVMYKHLTRLLGGKPVMVDTYPDFKLRADAVAAAVTERSKLLIINTPANPTGVTMSQDELRALAVVAREHNLLVISDEIYESLSYDAPPATMAGLHDRVLLLNGFSKNAAMTGWRVGYAAGPEEVIQAMNTLQQYSFVCAPSFAQKAAVAALDADMSAKVEAYRRKRDLIYAGLKEITEVTKPGGAFYIFPRSPGSDGDAFVKRAIENNLLIIPGSVFSDKHTHLRISFAAPDETIKRGIEILHRLARETAG, via the coding sequence ATGAGTTATCTCGCGGAACGTATGAATTGCATCGATGCGAGCGGCATTCGCAAGGTCTTCGCGCTGGCCGCGAAAATGACGAATCCGGTCAATCTGAGCATCGGACAGCCGGACTATGACGTGGATGACGCGGTCAAAGAGGTGGCCGTCTCGAGCATTCGCGCGGGCTTCAATTCCTATACGCAGACGTGGGGCATCGAGGAATTGCGCGAAGCGGCGTCGGCCTACTATGAACGGAAATTCGGCGTGCCGCTGCACAATGTCATGATCACGAGCGGCGTTTCCGGCGGCCTGTTTCTTGCCTTGCTCGCAACGGTGAACCCCGGAGACGAGGTCATTCTCGCGGACCCGTACTTCGTGATGTACAAGCATCTGACGCGATTGCTCGGTGGGAAGCCGGTGATGGTTGACACCTATCCCGACTTCAAATTGCGCGCGGACGCGGTTGCCGCGGCGGTCACGGAGCGCTCGAAACTCCTGATCATCAATACCCCTGCAAATCCGACAGGCGTCACGATGAGCCAGGACGAATTGCGCGCGCTGGCGGTTGTGGCGCGGGAACATAATCTGCTTGTGATCTCGGATGAGATCTATGAGTCGTTAAGCTATGACGCGCCGCCCGCGACCATGGCCGGACTACATGACCGCGTGCTGCTCCTCAATGGATTCTCGAAGAACGCAGCCATGACCGGCTGGCGCGTGGGCTATGCGGCGGGCCCGGAGGAAGTCATCCAGGCGATGAACACGCTCCAGCAGTATTCATTCGTGTGTGCGCCTTCCTTTGCGCAGAAGGCAGCCGTCGCCGCGCTGGACGCGGACATGTCGGCCAAAGTGGAGGCCTACCGCCGCAAACGTGATCTGATCTACGCGGGTCTCAAGGAAATCACCGAGGTGACCAAACCCGGGGGCGCGTTCTATATCTTTCCGAGATCGCCCGGCAGCGACGGCGACGCGTTCGTGAAGCGCGCTATCGAAAACAACCTGCTCATCATCCCCGGAAGCGTGTTCAGCGACAAGCACACGCACCTGCGGATTTCGTTTGCCGCGCCGGACGAGACGATCAAGCGCGGTATCGAGATCCTCCACAGGCTGGCCCGCGAAACGGCCGGATAA
- a CDS encoding lysophospholipid acyltransferase family protein produces the protein MSVVSEANKRPRVNIILHLIGRLVMWAAGWRIEGKEPDLAKYVVIVAPHTSNWDLPLFLFASFVERIKGDWLGKHTVFWWPLGPVLRAFGGIPLDRGSSRNLVQQVVDEFNARDRMILGLAPEGTRSRMPYWRSGFYHIALQAQVPIVLIFADYGRKVCGWGPTIYPTGDITADMDQIRGFCSTITPLRPDQVGPMRLREEKDRTPDSTA, from the coding sequence GTGAGCGTGGTCAGCGAGGCGAACAAGAGGCCGCGTGTCAACATCATCCTGCACCTTATTGGCCGGCTGGTGATGTGGGCCGCCGGCTGGCGCATTGAAGGCAAGGAGCCGGACTTGGCCAAGTACGTGGTGATCGTGGCCCCCCATACCTCGAACTGGGACCTGCCTTTATTCTTGTTTGCTTCGTTCGTTGAGCGCATCAAGGGAGACTGGCTCGGAAAGCACACGGTCTTCTGGTGGCCCCTCGGGCCGGTGCTGCGTGCTTTCGGCGGCATTCCGCTAGACCGCGGCTCCTCGCGCAATCTGGTACAGCAGGTTGTCGACGAATTCAATGCGCGAGACAGGATGATTCTGGGACTGGCGCCCGAAGGCACGCGTTCGAGAATGCCGTACTGGCGTTCCGGGTTCTATCACATCGCTCTGCAAGCGCAAGTGCCCATCGTTCTGATCTTCGCCGACTACGGCCGGAAGGTCTGCGGCTGGGGCCCCACGATTTATCCCACGGGCGACATCACCGCGGATATGGACCAGATTCGCGGCTTCTGCAGCACGATCACCCCGCTCCGTCCTGACCAGGTCGGGCCCATGCGGCTGCGCGAGGAAAAGGACCGCACGCCCGACAGCACCGCCTGA